The proteins below come from a single uncultured Campylobacter sp. genomic window:
- a CDS encoding ribbon-helix-helix domain-containing protein translates to MCVNVNLPKSLLDTIDKVNSNRSKFITDAANLN, encoded by the coding sequence GTGTGCGTAAATGTAAATTTACCTAAATCTCTGCTTGATACGATCGATAAGGTAAACTCAAACCGCTCTAAATTTATAACTGATGCGGCGAATTTAAACTAG